The Acaryochloris thomasi RCC1774 genome contains a region encoding:
- a CDS encoding AAA family ATPase — protein MSTAFERLHQQLSQIVIGQDAVIKGLLIALLAEGHVILEGVPGTAKTLLVRLLANLMQAEFRRVQLTPDVLPADVLGTSIFDFNSRSFSLRKGPIFTQILLADEINRTPPKTQAALLEAMEERQVTLDGTTMPLSPLFWTIATQNPLEFEGTYPLPEAQLDRFLFKLVVTYPEAKAEKQMLQNVLGGFEHRDLKQMNLQPVITVDEVLQARQLMRQVRVEENLVDYLLALVSASRQQPELLLGASPRSAVGWLRAAQAQAWLTDRDFVTPDDVKSMALPLLQHRLILKPEAQLDGVSIDQVIQNLLTRIPVPR, from the coding sequence TTGAGTACAGCATTCGAACGCCTCCATCAACAGCTAAGCCAGATCGTAATTGGTCAAGACGCCGTGATCAAAGGCTTGCTGATTGCGTTACTGGCGGAAGGTCACGTCATTCTAGAAGGGGTGCCGGGTACGGCCAAGACACTCTTGGTACGGCTTTTAGCCAATTTGATGCAGGCTGAGTTTCGGCGGGTCCAGTTGACGCCGGATGTGCTGCCTGCGGATGTTTTGGGCACCAGTATTTTTGACTTCAACAGCCGCAGTTTTTCCCTGCGAAAAGGGCCCATTTTCACGCAGATTTTGCTGGCAGATGAGATTAACCGCACCCCTCCTAAAACGCAGGCGGCTCTGCTGGAGGCGATGGAGGAGCGCCAGGTAACGCTGGACGGCACAACGATGCCGCTGTCGCCGCTGTTTTGGACGATTGCCACCCAAAACCCTTTGGAGTTTGAGGGCACCTATCCACTTCCGGAGGCGCAGCTTGACCGATTTCTGTTCAAGCTGGTGGTCACTTACCCTGAGGCCAAGGCGGAGAAGCAAATGCTGCAGAATGTTTTGGGCGGCTTTGAGCACCGTGATCTAAAGCAGATGAATTTGCAGCCGGTGATTACGGTGGATGAAGTGCTGCAGGCCCGTCAGTTGATGCGTCAGGTACGCGTCGAAGAGAACTTGGTGGATTACCTCTTGGCGTTAGTAAGTGCCAGTCGGCAACAGCCCGAGCTACTCCTGGGTGCGTCGCCGCGTTCGGCAGTGGGATGGCTGCGAGCCGCCCAGGCCCAGGCTTGGCTGACCGATCGAGATTTTGTCACCCCTGATGATGTGAAGTCGATGGCGCTGCCGTTGCTGCAGCATCGCTTGATCTTGAAGCCAGAGGCGCAGCTTGATGGGGTTTCGATTGATCAAGTGATTCAGAAT